In one Chloroflexota bacterium genomic region, the following are encoded:
- a CDS encoding ABC transporter permease gives MAAQEAALPLPEVTPAAPTRRARPSALARLRRDKKGRAGIVLLACLLALVFLGPALLGLDPLYQDLRGRLAPPLGFERAVAAHPLGTDQLGRDMLARLLVGGQISLAVGLSSSVLAAIVGVGAGMLAGYTGRFWDGVITSVADVQLTFPNILLALSVMVVLGPGIGNLILVLVLSSWVFQARIIRADVLSLRHRDFVDAGRAIGATDGYLLVRYILPNISGAVLVLFTLTLVRVILAEASLSFLGLGIMPPAPSWGGMLAEGRQYLSSAWWAGTFPGLLLMATIVAINLIGDALRDILDPRL, from the coding sequence ATGGCGGCACAGGAGGCTGCGCTTCCGCTGCCCGAGGTGACGCCGGCCGCGCCCACGCGTCGCGCCCGCCCGAGCGCCCTGGCCCGTCTGCGCCGCGACAAGAAGGGGCGAGCCGGCATCGTGCTGCTGGCCTGCCTGCTGGCGCTAGTCTTTCTGGGGCCGGCCCTGCTCGGGCTGGACCCGCTCTACCAGGACCTGCGGGGGCGGTTAGCCCCGCCGCTCGGCTTCGAGAGGGCCGTAGCCGCACACCCGCTCGGCACCGATCAGCTTGGCCGCGACATGCTGGCCCGGCTGCTGGTGGGCGGGCAGATCTCCCTGGCCGTCGGCCTCTCGTCGAGCGTGCTGGCGGCCATCGTCGGCGTCGGCGCCGGGATGCTGGCCGGCTACACCGGGCGGTTCTGGGACGGCGTCATCACCTCCGTTGCCGACGTGCAGCTGACCTTCCCGAACATTCTGCTGGCGCTCTCGGTGATGGTGGTGCTGGGGCCGGGCATCGGCAACCTGATCCTGGTGCTGGTGCTCTCAAGCTGGGTCTTCCAGGCGCGCATCATCCGCGCGGACGTGCTCAGTCTGCGGCATCGGGATTTTGTCGATGCCGGGCGGGCCATCGGGGCCACGGACGGGTACCTGCTCGTGCGCTACATCTTGCCGAACATCTCAGGCGCGGTCCTCGTCCTCTTCACGTTGACGCTGGTGCGGGTGATCCTGGCCGAGGCGTCGCTCTCGTTCCTGGGGCTGGGGATCATGCCGCCGGCCCCCAGCTGGGGCGGCATGCTGGCCGAGGGACGGCAATACCTCTCCAGCGCCTGGTGGGCCGGCACGTTCCCGGGCCTGCTGCTGATGGCGACCATCGTCGCGATCAACCTGATCGGCGACGCCCTGCGCGACATTCTGGACCCGCGCCTGTAG
- the argG gene encoding argininosuccinate synthase, with product MSNILQHVPSGERVGIAFSGGLDTSAALHWMRGKGAIPFAYTANLGQPDEPDYDEIPRKAMQYGAEKARLIDCREQLVAEGIAALQCGAFHISTGGVPYFNTTPLGRAVTGTMLVLAMREDEVHIWGDGSTFKGNDIERFYRYGLLVNPQLRIYKPWLDQAFIDELGGRAEMSAYLAKAGFDYKMSLEKAYSTDSNMLGATHEAKDLEELKTSVKIVDPIMGVAFWKDDVQIKAEEVTVGFEDGQPVTLNGATFDDPVALMDEANRIGGRHGLGMSDQIENRIIEAKSRGIYEAPGMALLFIAYERLVTGIHNEDTIEQYRDNGRRLGRLLYQGRWFDPQSMMLRETAQRWVARAITGEVTVELRRGNDYSLLDTVSPNLTYKPERLTMEKGEMFFTPEDRIGQLTMRNLDIADTRDKLETYVRTGLLGSGSGSLGLIADAQKQLNPKSED from the coding sequence GAGCGCGTCGGCATCGCCTTTTCGGGCGGCCTCGACACCAGCGCCGCGCTCCACTGGATGCGCGGCAAGGGCGCCATCCCGTTCGCCTATACCGCCAACCTCGGACAGCCTGACGAGCCGGACTACGACGAGATCCCGCGCAAGGCGATGCAGTACGGCGCGGAGAAGGCGCGCCTGATCGACTGCCGCGAGCAGCTCGTGGCCGAGGGCATCGCGGCGCTCCAGTGCGGCGCGTTCCACATCTCGACCGGCGGCGTCCCCTACTTCAACACCACACCGCTCGGGCGGGCTGTGACCGGCACGATGCTGGTGCTGGCGATGCGCGAGGACGAGGTCCACATCTGGGGCGACGGCAGCACCTTCAAGGGCAACGACATCGAGCGGTTCTACCGCTACGGCCTGCTGGTCAACCCGCAGCTCCGCATCTACAAGCCGTGGCTCGATCAGGCGTTCATCGACGAGCTGGGCGGGCGCGCCGAGATGTCGGCGTACCTCGCGAAGGCCGGCTTCGACTACAAGATGAGCCTGGAGAAGGCGTACTCGACCGACTCCAACATGCTCGGAGCCACCCACGAGGCGAAAGACCTCGAGGAGCTGAAGACCTCAGTCAAGATCGTGGACCCGATCATGGGCGTGGCGTTCTGGAAGGATGACGTCCAGATCAAGGCCGAGGAAGTGACGGTTGGGTTCGAGGACGGGCAGCCGGTCACCCTCAACGGCGCGACGTTTGACGACCCCGTAGCCCTGATGGACGAGGCCAACCGCATCGGCGGCCGCCACGGCCTTGGGATGAGCGACCAGATCGAGAACCGCATCATCGAGGCCAAGAGCCGTGGCATCTACGAGGCCCCGGGCATGGCGCTGCTGTTCATCGCCTACGAGCGGCTGGTCACGGGCATCCACAACGAGGACACCATCGAGCAGTACCGCGACAACGGCCGCCGCCTGGGCCGGCTGCTCTACCAGGGCCGCTGGTTCGATCCGCAGTCGATGATGCTCCGCGAGACGGCCCAGCGCTGGGTGGCGCGGGCCATCACCGGCGAGGTGACTGTCGAGCTGCGGCGCGGCAACGACTACTCGCTGCTGGACACCGTCAGCCCGAACCTGACCTACAAGCCCGAGCGGCTGACGATGGAGAAGGGCGAGATGTTCTTCACGCCTGAGGACCGCATCGGCCAGTTGACGATGCGGAACCTGGACATCGCCGACACCCGCGACAAGCTGGAGACCTACGTCCGGACGGGCCTGCTCGGCTCGGGCAGCGGCAGCCTCGGGCTGATCGCGGACGCCCAGAAGCAGCTCAACCCCAAGTCCGAGGACTGA